A DNA window from Ovis aries strain OAR_USU_Benz2616 breed Rambouillet chromosome 7, ARS-UI_Ramb_v3.0, whole genome shotgun sequence contains the following coding sequences:
- the LOC132660078 gene encoding uncharacterized protein LOC132660078, translating into MVKLEEPRDRGVGSLLGAEGTSGSVWVLLRAALPRLAGLSEFPRWRAPGLSEQKAKPRAGAETRRVASCQARHGALGCLQRAGGWPRSPRSQALPDRPPLPLQAGEVRGARSAPSAPARSGSSGNPAPGRSSRCRAGPSAGAAPSREGAQLRRSGAAAAAPAVGYRAELQPAPRAPGRRHLGPDRRGAGPRHLGASPARRRPANLFRALRKVQTEICPRKGGGGTRNF; encoded by the coding sequence ATGGTAAAGCTAGAGGAGCCCAGGGATCGAGGGGTCGGCAGCCTCTTGGGGGCAGAGGGGACGTCTGGGTCCGTCTGGGTGCTTCTCCGCGCGGCTCTCCCACGTCTCGCCGGTCTTTCCGAATTTCCGCGGTGGCGAGCGCCGGGGCTCAGCGAGCAGAAAGCGAAGCCCCGGGCCGGCGCAGAGACGCGGCGGGTCGCATCGTGCCAAGCAAGGCACGGGGCGCTCGGGTGTCTCCAGCGCGCAGGGGGCTGGCCCCGCTCTCCGCGCTCCCAGGCGCTCCCGGATCGCCCGCCTCTCCCGCTCCAGGCCGGCGAGGTCCGCGGAGCTCGGTCCGCCCCCTCGGCGCCCGCCCGCTCCGGCAGCTCCGGGAACCCGGCGCCCGGGCGGAGCTCTCGCTGCCGAGCAGGGCCGAGCGCAGGAGCTGCCCCAAGTCGCGAAGGCGCTCAGCTCCGCCGCTCCGGAGCTGCTGCAGCGGCGCCCGCTGTCGGGTATCGGGCGGAGCTGCAGCCCGCACCGCGCGCACCTGGGCGCCGGCACCTGGGCCCCGAcaggcgcggggcggggccgagGCACCTGGGCGCGTCCCCAGCGCGCCGCCGCCCGGCTAACCTGTTCCGAGCGCTGCGGAAGGTCCAGACGGAGATATGCCCGAGGAAGGGCGGGGGGGGGACTAGAAATTTCTGA